The following proteins are encoded in a genomic region of Gimesia algae:
- a CDS encoding cytochrome P450, producing the protein MMTPIPQLQKWDSTLDLLRDPYRFISRNCQNQQSDLFEARLLLQKTFCMRGQEAALVFYNPDLFCRAGAAPKAVMKTLFGQGGVQGLDEDAHRHRKQMFLSIMTTEQIDHLEVLTERQLSAAVSRWKEMAEVSLYEEFQRVLTIAVCDWAGVLLADSEVELRTRQLTSLFHDAAKIGMGHIRARMARRQTNAWITDLIKQIRARQISLPAQSPASTIAWHRDLKNNLLDPQAAAVELLNLLRPVVAISVYMTLITHALHFHPDCRDKLKSGSEEYVRAFVQEVRRYYPFFPFTAAIVQTYFEWNGFEFPRGKRVLLDLYGTNHDSRIWKEPELFQPDRFLQREPTPYDFIPQGGGEYALNHRCPGEWITVSLMKLTTRFLTQKIHYEVRDQKLEIDFSQMPALPRDQFMISSVRAAGIQPVATSTSQPHRVQI; encoded by the coding sequence ATGATGACTCCGATTCCACAATTGCAGAAATGGGACAGTACCCTTGATTTGTTGAGAGACCCTTATCGATTCATTTCCAGAAACTGTCAGAATCAGCAGTCCGATCTGTTTGAGGCGCGACTGCTGTTGCAGAAAACGTTCTGCATGCGAGGACAGGAAGCGGCTCTGGTGTTTTATAATCCCGACCTCTTTTGTCGAGCGGGAGCGGCACCCAAGGCGGTCATGAAAACGTTGTTTGGCCAGGGAGGCGTTCAGGGCCTGGATGAAGACGCACATCGGCATCGCAAGCAGATGTTTTTGTCGATCATGACAACCGAGCAGATCGATCATTTAGAAGTGCTGACGGAACGCCAACTGTCGGCTGCGGTATCCCGCTGGAAAGAGATGGCGGAAGTATCTTTGTACGAAGAATTTCAGCGTGTACTGACAATCGCTGTCTGTGACTGGGCAGGAGTTCTCCTGGCGGATTCCGAAGTGGAGTTACGAACCAGGCAGTTGACCTCGCTGTTCCACGATGCGGCGAAAATTGGCATGGGACATATTCGTGCACGTATGGCGCGGCGACAGACGAATGCCTGGATCACAGACTTGATAAAGCAAATCCGAGCCCGGCAGATTTCGCTCCCCGCACAGAGCCCGGCGTCGACCATCGCGTGGCATCGTGATCTGAAAAATAATCTGCTGGACCCGCAAGCCGCCGCCGTCGAACTGTTGAATCTATTAAGACCGGTCGTCGCAATTTCCGTGTATATGACGTTGATCACCCATGCTCTGCATTTTCATCCCGATTGTCGGGATAAACTGAAATCTGGTTCTGAGGAATATGTAAGAGCTTTTGTGCAGGAAGTGCGACGCTACTATCCTTTTTTTCCCTTTACAGCGGCGATTGTGCAGACCTATTTCGAATGGAACGGTTTTGAATTTCCCCGGGGAAAGCGTGTGCTGCTCGATTTGTATGGCACGAACCACGACAGCCGAATCTGGAAAGAGCCGGAGCTGTTTCAACCCGATCGATTTTTGCAGCGTGAACCGACTCCCTATGATTTCATCCCCCAGGGAGGTGGTGAATATGCGTTAAATCATCGCTGCCCAGGAGAATGGATCACGGTCAGTCTGATGAAACTGACTACACGGTTTCTGACACAAAAGATTCACTACGAAGTGCGAGATCAGAAGCTGGAGATCGACTTCTCTCAAATGCCGGCTTTACCGCGAGACCAGTTCATGATTTCCTCGGTACGTGCCGCAGGAATTCAGCCCGTGGCCACCTCGACTTCCCAGCCGCATCGCGTCCAGATTTAA
- a CDS encoding zinc-dependent alcohol dehydrogenase: MRAVSWHGKEDIRVETFPDPQIVNPRDAIVKVSLTAICGSDLHLYTGRIPTMQAGDILGHEFMGEVVAVGHEVTNLKIGDRVVVPFTISCGGCYFCKHDLWSLCDNSNPNAWMVEKLYGHSPSGLFGYSHMLGGYAGGQAEYVRVPFADVGPITVPEGLSDEQVLFLSDIFPTGYMAAENCQIREGDTVAVWGCGPVGLFAIWSAYKLGAGKVIAIDRFPERLKLAREYCKAKTLNYEEVDVFTMLQELTGGRGPDSCIDAVGSEAHGTTLDAWYDLAAEKLMLETDRGHVLRQVIHSCRKGGTISIPGVYGGFLDKVPIGAAFGKGLQLRMGQTHVHRYLPRLLEFIREGELDPSFLITHRSSLEQAADMYRIFEQKQDECIKVVLQT, translated from the coding sequence ATGAGAGCTGTTTCCTGGCATGGAAAAGAAGACATTCGTGTGGAAACGTTTCCCGATCCCCAGATTGTCAATCCCCGTGACGCGATCGTGAAAGTAAGTCTCACAGCCATTTGCGGATCTGATCTGCATCTTTATACGGGACGAATTCCCACCATGCAGGCTGGAGATATTCTCGGTCATGAGTTTATGGGAGAAGTCGTCGCCGTTGGTCATGAAGTGACAAATCTTAAGATCGGTGATCGTGTCGTGGTTCCATTCACCATTTCCTGTGGCGGCTGCTATTTTTGCAAACACGATCTCTGGTCTCTCTGCGACAATTCAAATCCCAATGCGTGGATGGTGGAAAAGTTATACGGTCATTCCCCCTCTGGACTGTTCGGGTACTCACATATGCTGGGAGGCTATGCCGGCGGACAGGCGGAGTATGTGCGCGTGCCCTTCGCCGACGTGGGGCCGATAACTGTTCCTGAAGGACTCTCCGATGAGCAGGTTCTGTTCCTCTCAGATATTTTTCCTACCGGGTATATGGCCGCTGAAAATTGTCAGATCAGAGAAGGTGACACTGTCGCAGTCTGGGGTTGTGGTCCTGTGGGACTGTTTGCCATCTGGAGTGCCTATAAATTAGGGGCCGGAAAGGTGATTGCCATTGATCGCTTCCCCGAACGCTTGAAACTGGCCCGGGAATATTGCAAAGCCAAAACACTCAATTACGAAGAAGTAGACGTGTTTACCATGCTCCAGGAATTAACGGGAGGACGCGGACCGGATTCCTGTATTGACGCAGTTGGGAGTGAAGCACACGGCACCACTCTTGATGCATGGTATGATCTGGCTGCCGAGAAACTGATGCTGGAAACAGATCGCGGGCATGTCTTGCGACAGGTCATTCATAGCTGTCGCAAAGGAGGCACCATTTCCATCCCCGGCGTTTATGGAGGCTTTCTGGACAAAGTTCCCATTGGTGCCGCGTTTGGAAAAGGACTACAGCTGCGGATGGGTCAGACACACGTGCATCGTTATTTACCACGATTGCTGGAATTTATTCGTGAAGGCGAACTCGACCCTTCGTTTCTGATTACACACCGCAGTTCCCTCGAACAGGCTGCAGACATGTATCGGATTTTTGAACAGAAGCAGGACGAGTGTATTAAGGTAGTATTACAAACATGA
- a CDS encoding amylo-alpha-1,6-glucosidase: MDDVIQIDDQWYYAAGSQKTDSRNQVLKQGNTFAVLDLLGDISRTGLGEQGVYHLGTRHLSHWELLINDRRPMLLNSTMKEDNSVLMVELTTPDIHEGDRLVLRKGELHASRSIIIEGAILYENLKLTNYSNAPLVFEIKYHYAADFRDIFEVRGNHRSRRGSLLPVEVDSDSALLKYRGLDQIERSTEIDVQGKEQTVSDKEANIRIQLQPGESDTLRTIVACQNDQIPVTKRSQQQAIQQVSTFIDQFNQERTCIQTSNEQFNDWINRSTSDLMMLTSETPHGPYPYAGVPWFSTPFGRDGIITALQTLWIHPQLSKGVLNFLAATQATELDPVAESEPGKIFHEIREGEMAALGEIPFRQYYGTVDATPLFVILAAHYYWRTGDLEFLEKIWTNIKRAIAWIDSYGDPDRDGFLEYMRQNEDGLKQQGWKDSDDSIFHADGNNAEGAIALSEVQGYVYAAKNRAADLAEIFGEKEWASQLRAEATDLKKKFNERFWVDSIGTFAIALDGEKNPCAVKNSNAGHLLYTGIVEEKYVKRLAETLMDEDTFNGWGIRTISRGELKYNPMSYHNGSIWPHDTALCAAGLSRYGYQSECTRLLVGMFDVSCFLEWHRLPELFCGFDRINGHAPTLYPVACAPQAWAAGSVFMLLQSCLGLKFYSHLSEIRFENPMLPPAIQWISIKNLRMGEATIDCTLRRHPRDVGMNVDRKEGNVKIVLVS; encoded by the coding sequence ATGGATGACGTCATTCAAATCGACGATCAGTGGTATTACGCTGCCGGTTCACAGAAAACCGACTCTCGAAATCAGGTTTTAAAACAGGGAAACACCTTTGCCGTGCTTGACCTGCTGGGGGATATCTCCCGTACCGGACTCGGCGAGCAGGGGGTTTATCACCTGGGAACGCGACATCTTTCTCATTGGGAGTTGCTGATCAACGATCGTCGGCCCATGCTGTTGAATTCTACAATGAAAGAGGACAACAGCGTTTTGATGGTTGAACTGACAACGCCTGATATACATGAGGGAGACCGTCTGGTGTTACGGAAAGGGGAACTGCATGCCTCGCGTTCCATTATCATTGAAGGCGCCATCCTGTATGAAAACCTGAAACTGACGAACTATTCCAATGCGCCACTGGTTTTTGAAATAAAATATCACTACGCGGCTGATTTTCGCGATATTTTTGAAGTGCGCGGGAATCATCGCAGTCGGCGGGGATCGCTGCTGCCGGTAGAAGTCGATTCTGACTCCGCCCTTCTGAAATATCGGGGGCTGGATCAAATAGAACGCAGCACGGAAATCGATGTCCAGGGAAAAGAGCAAACCGTCTCTGACAAAGAAGCGAACATTCGGATTCAACTTCAGCCAGGTGAATCTGATACTCTGCGGACCATCGTCGCCTGCCAGAATGACCAGATCCCGGTCACGAAACGCAGCCAGCAACAGGCGATCCAACAGGTTTCGACTTTTATCGATCAGTTCAATCAGGAGAGAACCTGCATCCAAACTTCGAATGAACAGTTCAATGACTGGATCAACCGTTCCACCTCCGATCTGATGATGCTGACGTCTGAAACCCCCCATGGCCCTTATCCTTATGCAGGGGTACCCTGGTTTTCCACTCCTTTTGGACGTGATGGAATCATTACTGCTCTGCAGACGCTGTGGATTCATCCACAGCTTTCAAAAGGCGTTCTCAACTTTCTGGCAGCTACGCAGGCTACAGAACTCGATCCTGTTGCTGAATCGGAACCAGGAAAGATATTTCATGAAATCCGTGAGGGGGAAATGGCGGCCTTAGGCGAGATTCCCTTTCGACAATATTACGGGACGGTGGATGCCACTCCCTTGTTTGTAATCTTGGCTGCCCATTATTACTGGCGGACAGGAGATCTGGAGTTCCTGGAAAAAATCTGGACAAATATCAAACGCGCGATCGCATGGATCGACAGCTATGGAGATCCCGACCGCGATGGCTTTCTAGAGTACATGAGGCAGAATGAAGATGGCTTAAAACAACAGGGCTGGAAAGACTCGGATGATTCCATCTTTCACGCTGATGGAAATAATGCAGAAGGCGCCATCGCACTCAGCGAAGTTCAGGGGTATGTGTATGCGGCAAAAAACAGGGCCGCTGACCTGGCAGAAATCTTTGGTGAAAAAGAATGGGCCAGCCAACTGCGTGCAGAGGCAACTGATCTGAAGAAGAAATTTAATGAACGGTTCTGGGTCGATTCGATTGGGACCTTTGCCATTGCCCTGGATGGAGAGAAAAATCCCTGTGCCGTTAAAAATTCTAACGCCGGTCATCTGCTGTATACCGGGATTGTGGAAGAAAAATACGTCAAGCGGCTCGCGGAAACGTTGATGGATGAGGATACTTTCAATGGCTGGGGAATTCGCACCATTTCCCGCGGAGAACTGAAATATAATCCGATGTCGTATCATAACGGCTCAATCTGGCCCCATGATACTGCCCTGTGTGCTGCCGGCCTGTCGCGTTATGGATATCAGTCAGAGTGTACCCGACTGCTGGTAGGGATGTTTGATGTCTCCTGTTTTCTGGAATGGCATCGCTTGCCGGAACTCTTTTGTGGTTTCGATCGAATCAACGGACATGCACCGACCTTGTATCCGGTTGCCTGTGCTCCCCAGGCCTGGGCCGCTGGTTCCGTGTTCATGCTGCTGCAATCCTGTCTGGGTCTCAAGTTCTATTCCCATCTGTCTGAAATTCGCTTTGAAAACCCCATGCTGCCGCCTGCCATTCAGTGGATCTCAATCAAAAATCTGCGCATGGGTGAGGCAACCATCGACTGCACCTTGCGTCGTCACCCGCGAGATGTGGGAATGAATGTGGATCGTAAAGAAGGCAATGTAAAAATTGTTCTGGTCTCCTGA
- a CDS encoding glycosyltransferase family 4 protein — translation MRIAQVSPLIESVPPQTYGGIERVVSNLTESLVKEGHDVTLFASGDSKTTADLYAVVQQSLRLSQSPRDPEIAQIIQLEKLIQMRDRFDIIHFHIETIHYPLVRHLGIPHVTTLHSRLDRPDVISLYEEFPEVPVVSISDAQRCFIPDANWVSTVYNGIPVNEKYNDSPGDYLLFLGRFCPDKGPEEAIDIALKSNTHLKMAAKVDVTDKAYFESRIKPFLEHPLIEYLGEVGEPQKSELICGARALLFPIKWPEPFGLVMTEAMACGTPVIAFMEGSVPEVVKPGVSGFIVETVQEAVAAVSKISQLDRRLCRKYFENRFTCQHMAQGYLKTYQNVLAEWKRKANPGKPVFKPRTMLHQQRSP, via the coding sequence ATGCGGATCGCCCAGGTTTCACCATTGATTGAAAGCGTTCCTCCCCAGACTTATGGGGGAATTGAAAGAGTGGTCTCTAATCTTACGGAATCACTTGTTAAGGAAGGTCACGATGTTACCTTATTTGCTTCAGGAGATTCAAAAACGACCGCCGATCTGTATGCGGTAGTACAGCAATCGTTGCGTTTATCTCAGTCACCGCGAGATCCGGAGATCGCTCAGATCATTCAACTGGAAAAGTTGATTCAGATGCGGGACCGTTTTGATATAATCCATTTTCATATCGAAACGATTCATTATCCCCTGGTGCGTCATCTTGGCATCCCGCATGTGACCACACTGCACTCCCGCCTGGACCGACCGGATGTGATTTCCCTGTATGAGGAATTCCCAGAAGTGCCTGTCGTCTCCATCTCGGATGCGCAGCGGTGTTTTATTCCTGATGCCAACTGGGTTTCGACAGTGTATAATGGAATTCCCGTCAATGAAAAGTACAATGACAGCCCCGGAGATTACCTGCTGTTTCTGGGAAGATTCTGTCCTGATAAAGGTCCGGAAGAAGCGATTGATATCGCTTTGAAATCCAATACCCATCTGAAGATGGCAGCCAAGGTGGATGTGACTGATAAAGCCTATTTCGAATCCCGGATAAAACCCTTTCTGGAGCATCCCCTGATTGAATATCTGGGGGAAGTCGGTGAGCCCCAAAAATCAGAACTGATATGTGGTGCCCGTGCCCTGTTGTTTCCCATAAAGTGGCCAGAGCCGTTCGGGCTGGTCATGACCGAAGCAATGGCCTGTGGCACTCCCGTGATTGCTTTCATGGAAGGTTCTGTCCCGGAAGTTGTCAAACCTGGCGTGAGCGGGTTTATTGTGGAGACGGTGCAGGAAGCGGTTGCAGCGGTTTCAAAAATCAGCCAGCTGGACCGACGGCTCTGCCGAAAATATTTTGAAAACCGTTTTACCTGCCAGCACATGGCACAAGGCTACCTGAAAACTTATCAAAACGTACTCGCTGAGTGGAAGAGAAAAGCGAATCCCGGCAAACCTGTCTTTAAACCCAGGACCATGCTTCATCAGCAACGCAGCCCGTAA
- a CDS encoding SRPBCC family protein gives MKTGLMNSTCSSSQSVKQCPLSQNVANSERVLSLLGGGGLLLMGLRRGSGAGLLGVAAGASLLYRGWTGHCHLYEGLGINTADSQRKRPGVPAHQGSKVNSALHINRDRQEIYDFWRKLENLPQIMQHLESVTMLDEKRSEWVARAPLGKTLQWEAEIITDKPGEVIAWQSLPGSQVDTAGSVHFKDSSTGAGTEFVVSIMYNPPGGQIVTQIAHLLGQDLQAELNQDLREFKQLLEAGEIATNAIAPEPGQIQKPVMSDLKVVKS, from the coding sequence ATGAAAACGGGATTAATGAATTCAACGTGTTCTTCCAGTCAATCGGTAAAACAATGCCCTCTCTCACAGAATGTCGCTAACAGCGAGCGTGTGCTTTCGTTACTGGGAGGAGGAGGCTTGCTCTTGATGGGATTGAGACGTGGATCGGGCGCCGGTTTACTGGGCGTGGCCGCAGGAGCTTCACTGTTATATCGCGGATGGACGGGGCATTGCCACCTGTATGAAGGTCTGGGGATTAATACAGCCGACTCGCAGAGAAAGAGACCCGGCGTCCCCGCGCACCAGGGAAGTAAGGTAAATAGCGCTCTGCACATCAATCGTGATCGCCAGGAAATATACGATTTCTGGCGAAAACTGGAAAACCTTCCCCAAATCATGCAGCACCTGGAGTCGGTGACAATGCTGGATGAGAAGCGTTCTGAATGGGTGGCCCGCGCGCCGTTAGGAAAAACGCTGCAGTGGGAAGCGGAAATTATCACAGATAAACCGGGCGAAGTAATCGCTTGGCAGTCATTACCCGGTTCTCAGGTGGATACCGCTGGATCCGTTCATTTTAAAGATTCGTCTACAGGAGCCGGCACGGAATTTGTGGTTTCGATTATGTACAATCCCCCCGGCGGACAAATCGTCACTCAAATCGCACATCTGCTGGGACAGGATCTTCAGGCGGAACTGAATCAGGATCTGAGGGAATTCAAACAACTCCTCGAAGCGGGTGAGATTGCGACGAACGCGATCGCACCGGAACCAGGTCAGATCCAGAAACCGGTGATGTCTGACCTGAAGGTAGTTAAATCATAA